One Capsicum annuum cultivar UCD-10X-F1 chromosome 2, UCD10Xv1.1, whole genome shotgun sequence genomic window carries:
- the LOC107859082 gene encoding hydroxyproline O-galactosyltransferase GALT2: MMMKRLKNEASSVRRFKLSYVLLGLAALYLVLICVKFPEFLESATVSSGDDVDVALDVEDDGRESSSGFHNNVGEYARVTREEEENEGSPNRKPPKLHYGRITAAILKRKSMERNVSVLDRMADEAWSLGAKAWEELDKYEEKGIEMNSIHEGKPESCPSWVSSTGAQIAKKGQMMFLPCGLAAGSSVTVIGTPHYAHHEYVPQLAKTKAGDALVLVSQFMIELQGLKSVVGEDPPKILHLNPRIRGDWSHRPVIEHNTCYRMQWGTAHRCDGLPSKYDDDMLVDGYLRCEKWMRNDIVDTRESKIFSWFDRFIGRAKKPEVTWPFPFVEGRMFILTIRAGIDGYHINVGGRHVTSFPYRTGFTLEDATGLAIRGDVDIHSVYATSLPTSHPSFSPQRVLDFSEKWKSLPLPQNHIQLFIGVLSATNHFAERMAIRKTWMRASAIKSSDIAVRFFVALNPRKELNAILKKEADYFGDIVIVPFIDRYELVVLKTIAICEYGVQNVTAAYIMKCDDDNFVRIDSVLREIQRVPPGRSLYMGNLNLLHRPLRTGKWAVSYEEWPEDVYPPYANGPGYIITSDIAKHIISQYQNQSLRIFKMEDVSMGMWVESYNSSTPVQYSHNWKFCQYGCMEDYFTAHYQSPRQMYCLWNNLLKGKAHCCNF, from the exons atgatgatgaagaggtTGAAAAATGAGGCTTCGAGTGTGAGAAGGTTTAAATTGTCGTATGTTTTGCTGGGTTTAGCTGCATTGTACTTGGTTTTAATTTGTGTGAAGTTTCCTGAGTTTCTCGAGAGCGCTACTGTTTCGAGTGGTGATGATGTTGATGTAGCTCTAGATGTAGAGGATGATGGTAGAGAATCTAGTTCTGGATTTCATAATAATGTGGGGGAATATGCTCGAGTGACACGGGAAGAAGAGGAGAATGAAGGTTCTCCAAATAGAAAGCCGCCTAAGCTTCATTATGGGAGAATCACGGCAGCTATTTTGAAACGAAAGAGTATGGAGCGGAATGTTTCTGTTTTGGATAGAATGGCAGATGAAGCTTGGAGTCTAGGCGCGAAAGCTTGGGAAGAATTGGATAAGTATGAGGAGAAGGGGATTGAGATGAATTCGATACATGAGGGGAAGCCTGAATCGTGTCCTTCATGGGTTTCTAGTACTGGAGCACAAATTGCTAAAAAAGGTCAAATGATGTTCCTACCATGTGGTCTTGCAGCAGGTTCTTCTGTAACAGTTATTGGTACTCCTCATTATGCTCATCATGAGTATGTTCCACAGCTTGCCAAAACAAAGGCTGGTGATGCATTAGTTTTGGTTTCCCAATTTATGATTGAATTACAAGGTTTGAAATCTGTGGTTGGTGAGGATCCACCAAAGATTTTGCATCTCAATCCTAGAATAAGAGGAGATTGGAGCCATCGACCAGTGATCGAGCACAATACTTGCTATAGAATGCAATGGGGAACAGCTCACAGGTGTGATGGTTTGCCTTCCAAGTATGATGACGACATGCTTG TTGATGGATATTTGAGATGTGAGAAGTGGATGAGGAATGACATTGTTGATACTCGAGAGTCGAAAATATTCTCATGGTTTGATCGATTCATTGGACGGGCAAAGAAGCCAGAAGTGACATGGCCTTTTCCATTTGTGGAGGGTAGGATGTTTATTCTAACTATTCGTGCTGGTATTGATGGCTACCATATCAATGTAGGCGGCCGGCATGTGACTTCATTTCCATATCGAACT GGCTTCACACTGGAAGATGCTACAGGGTTGGCAATCAGAGGTGATGTGGATATACATTCTGTTTATGCTACTTCTCTTCCAACCTCTCATCCAAGTTTTTCTCCCCAAAGAGTGTTGGACTTCTCAGAGAAGTGGAAATCTCTTCCTTTACCCCAGAATCACATTCAACTTTTCATTGGGGTGCTTTCTGCCACCAATCACTTTGCTGAGCGTATGGCAATCAGGAAAACATGGATGCGGGCTTCGGCAATCAAGTCCTCAGACATAGCAGTCCGCTTCTTTGTTGCATTG AATCCACGAAAGGAGTTGAATGCTATATTGAAGAAGGAAGCAGATTACTTTGGGGACATTGTGATTGTCCCCTTTATTGACAGATATGAGCTAGTGGTTCTCAAAACTATTGCCATCTGCGAGTATGGG GTTCAGAATGTGACAGCTGCATATATCATGAAATGTGACGATGATAATTTCGTTAGAATAGATTCAGTCTTGAGAGAAATTCAACGCGTTCCTCCTGGACGATCTCTTTACATGGGCAATCTTAATCTCTTGCATAGACCACTCCGAACAGGAAAATGGGCCGTATCATATGAG GAGTGGCCAGAAGATGTATACCCCCCTTACGCTAATGGACCAGGATATATAATTACAAGTGATATTGCCAAACATATCATTTCTCAATATCAGAACCAAAGCTTACGG ATTTTCAAAATGGAGGATGTGAGCATGGGTATGTGGGTTGAGAGTTACAACAGTTCCACTCCTGTACAGTACTCTCACAACTGGAAATTCTGTCAATATGGATGTATGGAAGACTATTTCACAGCTCATTATCAGTCTCCACGACAGATGTACTGTCTGTGGAACAATTTGCTCAAGGGTAAGGCACATTGCTGCAATTTTTAG